A region of the Agrobacterium sp. RAC06 genome:
GCTTCCCGCGCTGACAGGCCTATCTTGTCTGAGAAGAAGGAGAGGCCCATGTCCCTGAAAGAACAGACACTTGCCGTCATCGATGCCCTCAATCGGCATGACTTCGATCGGCTTCTCTCGATGTTCGAGGAGGAGGCGGTGCTCGATCTGCCGGATGGCATCCGCGTGATCGGCCATGCATCCTTCCGGGACACGCTGGCGGCCTATGTTCTGCGCCACGGCATCACGCTGTCGGATCATGTGGTGATGGTGGATGCCGCGGGCTTTCGCGTTGCGGTGGAATGTACGCTGAACGGCTCGGACCGCCGCGACGCTGACGGCGGGGTGGACGGCGACGAGGGCCCCTATGCC
Encoded here:
- a CDS encoding YybH family protein encodes the protein MSLKEQTLAVIDALNRHDFDRLLSMFEEEAVLDLPDGIRVIGHASFRDTLAAYVLRHGITLSDHVVMVDAAGFRVAVECTLNGSDRRDADGGVDGDEGPYALPAVLVLERESDLFLRLSLYAGTRP